A stretch of Vibrio maritimus DNA encodes these proteins:
- a CDS encoding type IV pilus twitching motility protein PilT, producing MDITELLDFSVKHNASDLHLSAGVSPMVRIDGEVRKLEIPSLEHSDVHRLIFDIMNDNQRSEYEEHLEIDFSFELPNIGRFRVNAFNQSRGCAAVFRNIPTSPPTLEEIDAPRKFAELANLENGLVLVTGSTGSGKSTTLAAMVNHINEFQNKHILTIEDPIEFVHSNKKCLVNQREVHRDTHSFKAALRSALREDPDIILVGELRDHETISLALTAAETGHLVFGTMHTNSAAKSIDRIIDVFPAQEKGMVRSMLSESLRAVIAQTLLKRLGGGRVACHEIMMGTPAIRNLIREDKVAQMFSVIQTGAAHGMQTMEQNAQQLLSQGLVDVEEINKRVFIQQPMPM from the coding sequence GGTGAAGTCAGAAAACTGGAGATACCATCACTCGAACATTCTGATGTGCACCGGCTCATCTTTGACATCATGAATGACAACCAGCGCAGTGAATATGAAGAACATCTAGAAATCGACTTCTCCTTTGAACTCCCGAACATTGGTCGCTTTCGCGTTAATGCATTTAATCAATCCCGCGGTTGTGCTGCCGTGTTTCGAAATATACCCACATCTCCTCCAACACTCGAAGAGATTGACGCCCCAAGAAAGTTTGCAGAATTAGCGAACCTCGAAAATGGATTAGTGCTTGTGACAGGTTCTACAGGCTCAGGAAAATCCACCACGCTTGCAGCAATGGTAAATCACATCAATGAGTTTCAAAACAAGCACATCCTTACTATTGAAGATCCCATTGAGTTTGTGCATAGCAATAAGAAATGCCTAGTCAATCAACGAGAAGTACACCGAGATACCCATAGCTTTAAAGCAGCCCTCAGATCGGCGCTTAGAGAAGATCCTGACATCATCCTAGTGGGTGAATTAAGAGACCATGAAACCATCAGTCTCGCACTGACCGCGGCCGAGACTGGGCACTTAGTGTTCGGCACAATGCATACGAATTCCGCTGCAAAATCCATTGACCGAATCATTGACGTTTTCCCGGCACAGGAGAAAGGTATGGTCAGATCTATGCTGTCTGAATCATTAAGAGCGGTGATTGCCCAAACACTGCTAAAACGCCTCGGTGGTGGCCGGGTAGCATGTCACGAGATTATGATGGGAACCCCTGCGATCAGGAATCTAATACGTGAAGACAAGGTAGCTCAAATGTTTTCGGTCATTCAAACAGGAGCTGCGCACGGCATGCAAACGATGGAGCAGAATGCTCAGCAACTCTTATCACAAGGGTTGGTCGATGTTGAGGAGATAAATAAAAGAGTCTTCATACAACAACCGATGCCTATGTAG
- a CDS encoding PilT/PilU family type 4a pilus ATPase: MDTMDNILKQMLACRASDLYLTADAPVLFRVDGDLKPHGSALHHHDVHSLLQEVMDSSSYQQYQASKEANFAIVKTYGRFRVSAFFQRELPGAVIRRIETHIPSFEELALPDVVQDLAIAKRGLVLIVGGTGSGKSTTMAAMTGYRNRHRSGHILTVEDPIEFVHQHQKCIVTQREVGLDTESYDIALKNSLRQAPDMIVIGEIRNRSTMEYAMAFAETGHLCMATLHANNANQALERILHLVPKERKEQFLFDLSANLRGIVAQQLIRDKYAQGRHGVFEVMLSSPRISDLIRKGALHELKAAMTKSNDVGMQTFDQALYQLVRAGKINQEDALHSADSQNDLRLLLKFQESESQESNPLRGIKIDMS, translated from the coding sequence ATGGATACGATGGATAATATTTTGAAGCAGATGCTCGCGTGTAGAGCGTCCGATCTTTATTTAACCGCGGATGCCCCCGTCTTATTCAGAGTGGATGGAGATCTAAAGCCGCACGGCTCAGCCCTGCATCACCACGATGTTCACTCACTGCTACAAGAGGTAATGGATAGCTCGAGTTATCAACAATACCAAGCAAGTAAAGAAGCTAATTTTGCCATTGTTAAGACTTATGGGCGCTTCCGTGTGAGCGCGTTCTTTCAAAGAGAACTGCCAGGTGCGGTCATAAGGCGTATCGAAACTCACATTCCCAGTTTTGAAGAACTCGCACTTCCTGATGTAGTACAAGATCTTGCTATCGCTAAGCGTGGACTAGTGCTGATCGTTGGAGGAACTGGCTCTGGTAAGTCTACAACCATGGCGGCAATGACAGGTTACAGGAACCGCCACCGCAGTGGACATATACTGACGGTGGAGGACCCTATCGAGTTCGTCCACCAACATCAAAAATGCATTGTTACGCAGAGGGAAGTAGGGCTAGACACTGAAAGCTACGACATCGCACTCAAAAACTCTCTTCGACAAGCACCAGATATGATCGTCATTGGCGAGATTCGTAACCGTTCAACCATGGAGTACGCAATGGCTTTTGCCGAAACGGGTCACCTATGTATGGCAACACTACATGCGAACAACGCTAATCAAGCCTTAGAGAGGATACTTCACTTAGTGCCAAAAGAGCGTAAGGAGCAGTTCCTGTTTGATCTCTCAGCGAACCTCAGAGGCATTGTCGCTCAGCAGCTTATTAGAGACAAATATGCACAAGGTAGGCATGGGGTTTTTGAGGTTATGCTGAGCAGTCCAAGAATCTCAGACCTTATCCGCAAAGGCGCGCTGCACGAGCTCAAAGCAGCAATGACGAAAAGTAATGATGTTGGAATGCAAACATTTGATCAGGCGCTATATCAATTGGTTAGGGCAGGAAAGATCAATCAAGAAGACGCTTTACACAGTGCAGACTCTCAAAATGATCTCAGGCTATTGCTAAAGTTTCAAGAAAGTGAATCTCAAGAGAGCAATCCGCTTAGGGGGATTAAGATTGATATGAGTTAG
- a CDS encoding methyl-accepting chemotaxis protein, with the protein MKLKNQTYLLSLIILIAVVAVAISGLWSLRVASNSDNKARVTEIFTSTYSTVVELEKLAQEGTLSESEAKAIATRILRNNVYKDNEYVYVADEQMTFIAAPLDPQLHGTSFHDFKDSGGRSVADIILSKLGNTTGALIEYHWSQSLPDGSVEDKLSIAERTPHWNWVVGTGIGFNEVNERFWSTAKWQLSFCLLIIVAIVGLLLISLNRMTSILGGEPSDVLKAVRDVADGKLKTRFEHKAIEGSIFHSVQTMNLSLAALLSSIEKVTASITTQLSDADSRSSVIASLTSTQQQSTEMIATAMTEMASSASHVAQSATDAALSTDEADKQSQQVSELILATVSNIEGLATQLEGASAAVSDLDSDVHNIARVLDVIGDIAEQTNLLALNAAIEAARAGEQGRGFAVVADEVRNLAGRTQQSTKEIQEMIGNLQSGSQNAIQSILLCAETSQATVSESQTASQALQEVVLSLEAITEKSQQIATAAAEQTEVSDDISQRINMIEHSGSELRSVVDETKRSTQTLNQLSEDLSSKVARFEVA; encoded by the coding sequence ATGAAGTTAAAAAATCAGACATATTTATTATCGCTAATTATCCTAATAGCCGTAGTAGCAGTTGCTATTTCGGGGCTTTGGTCCCTGCGTGTCGCCAGTAATAGCGATAACAAGGCTAGGGTAACAGAGATCTTTACCAGCACTTATTCAACGGTCGTTGAACTAGAAAAGCTTGCTCAGGAAGGGACACTCTCAGAGTCAGAAGCAAAAGCAATCGCAACTCGTATACTCAGAAACAATGTGTATAAAGACAATGAGTATGTGTATGTTGCCGATGAGCAGATGACTTTTATTGCTGCACCACTGGATCCTCAATTGCATGGTACTAGCTTCCACGATTTCAAAGACAGCGGTGGTCGTAGTGTTGCGGATATCATCTTAAGTAAACTTGGTAATACCACAGGGGCTCTGATTGAATATCATTGGTCTCAATCTCTTCCTGACGGCTCTGTGGAGGACAAACTTTCAATTGCTGAGCGAACGCCGCATTGGAACTGGGTTGTAGGTACTGGGATTGGTTTTAATGAGGTGAACGAACGTTTTTGGTCAACCGCTAAATGGCAGCTTTCATTTTGTTTGCTCATCATAGTCGCCATCGTCGGTTTACTACTGATTTCTCTAAATAGAATGACTTCTATTCTTGGTGGTGAGCCTTCTGATGTACTTAAGGCTGTAAGAGATGTTGCTGATGGTAAGCTAAAGACTCGCTTTGAGCATAAGGCGATAGAGGGCAGTATCTTTCACTCGGTGCAAACGATGAACTTATCGCTCGCTGCACTGCTCTCTAGCATCGAAAAGGTAACAGCTTCGATCACAACACAATTATCCGACGCAGACTCTCGCTCATCGGTAATTGCATCCCTTACATCGACTCAGCAGCAAAGTACCGAAATGATAGCCACAGCGATGACCGAAATGGCGTCTTCGGCTTCTCACGTTGCTCAGTCGGCAACAGATGCAGCACTTAGCACTGATGAGGCTGATAAGCAGAGCCAACAGGTGAGTGAACTCATTCTTGCAACCGTTTCTAATATCGAAGGCCTGGCTACTCAGTTAGAGGGCGCTAGCGCAGCAGTCTCGGACCTAGATAGCGACGTGCATAACATTGCGCGTGTTCTCGATGTGATAGGCGATATTGCAGAACAAACCAACTTGTTAGCGCTGAATGCTGCGATAGAGGCAGCGCGAGCAGGAGAGCAGGGAAGAGGGTTTGCGGTAGTAGCCGATGAGGTTCGAAACTTAGCGGGTCGCACGCAGCAAAGTACGAAAGAGATTCAGGAGATGATTGGAAACCTGCAGTCAGGCTCTCAGAATGCCATCCAAAGCATCTTACTATGTGCAGAGACAAGCCAAGCAACCGTATCGGAGTCACAAACAGCTTCACAAGCGTTACAGGAGGTTGTATTGAGTCTTGAGGCTATTACAGAGAAGAGCCAACAGATAGCGACAGCTGCGGCAGAGCAGACCGAGGTTAGTGATGATATCTCTCAGCGTATCAATATGATTGAGCATAGTGGTAGTGAGTTAAGAAGCGTTGTGGACGAAACCAAGCGTTCAACACAAACTCTGAACCAGCTTTCTGAAGACTTGAGTTCGAAAGTAGCCCGTTTTGAGGTGGCATAA
- a CDS encoding phosphoadenylyl-sulfate reductase — translation MPRDVISQKQAAKEGSVSEIAQDQSKALELQELLSLTKTEQILKLAELNGQLELLTAKQRVEWALENLPGGHILSSSFGVQAAVMLHLVTSVKADVPVVLTDTGYLFPETYQFIDKLQKQLDLNLHIYKANISPAWQEARYGKLWEKGLDGLKQYNQLNKVEPMKRALEELDVHTWFSGLRREQSESRANLPVLAIQNGRFKFLPIIDWSNEQVDSYIEEHGLSYHPLKEAGYLSLGDTHSTVKWEPGMKEEETRFNGLKRECGLHEDDGETDGSGI, via the coding sequence ATGCCTAGAGACGTTATTTCCCAGAAACAAGCAGCTAAAGAAGGCTCAGTTAGCGAAATCGCGCAAGATCAGTCAAAAGCGCTAGAGCTTCAAGAGCTGCTGTCACTGACTAAAACCGAGCAGATTTTAAAGCTAGCAGAGCTAAATGGTCAGCTTGAGCTATTGACTGCGAAGCAGAGAGTTGAGTGGGCGTTAGAGAATTTGCCAGGTGGGCATATCCTAAGTTCAAGCTTCGGAGTTCAGGCGGCGGTTATGCTTCACTTAGTGACAAGTGTAAAAGCGGACGTTCCGGTAGTGCTTACCGATACAGGGTATCTATTTCCAGAAACGTATCAGTTTATAGATAAGCTTCAGAAGCAGTTAGATCTGAACCTACACATCTATAAAGCGAACATCTCGCCAGCTTGGCAAGAGGCTCGCTACGGTAAGCTATGGGAAAAAGGGCTTGATGGACTTAAACAATACAACCAGCTTAATAAAGTAGAGCCAATGAAAAGGGCACTCGAAGAGTTGGATGTTCACACTTGGTTTTCTGGCCTAAGACGTGAGCAGTCAGAGAGTCGAGCTAACTTGCCAGTACTGGCGATTCAAAACGGCCGCTTTAAGTTCTTGCCAATCATCGATTGGAGTAACGAACAAGTTGATAGCTATATAGAAGAGCACGGCTTGAGTTATCACCCTCTTAAAGAAGCGGGTTACCTATCTTTAGGTGATACCCACTCCACAGTGAAGTGGGAACCTGGTATGAAAGAAGAGGAAACGCGCTTTAATGGTTTAAAACGTGAGTGTGGTTTGCACGAAGACGACGGTGAGACAGACGGTTCTGGTATTTAG
- the cysI gene encoding assimilatory sulfite reductase (NADPH) hemoprotein subunit, which yields MSKQSATIQEVLGEELGPLSDNERLKGQSNLLRGTIENDLQDRITGGFTADNFQLIRFHGMYQQDDRDIRNERAKQKLEPLHNVMLRARMPGGIITPKQWLAIDKFATDHSLYGSIRLTTRQTFQFHGVLKPNIKLMHQTLNSIGIDSIATAGDVNRNVLCTTNPVESELHQEAYEWAKKISEHLLPKTKAYAEIWLDGEKVESTEEDEPILGKNYLPRKFKTTVVIPPQNDVDVHANDLNFVAIADNGKLVGFNVLVGGGLAMTHGDTSTYPRRADDFGFVPLEKTLDVAAAVVTTQRDWGNRSNRKNAKTKYTLDRVGIDVFKAEVEKRAGISFEQSRPYEFTERGDRIGWVEGIDGKYHLALFIENGRLLDFPGKPLKTGVAEIAKIHKGDFRMTANQNLIVAKVSKSNKAKIEKIAREHGLMDDAVSEQRKNSMACVAFPTCPLAMAEAERFLPSFVTDVESILDKHQIPSDESIILRITGCPNGCGRAMLAEIGLVGKAPGRYNLHLGGNKAGTRVPKMYKENITDAQILEEIDALVGQWAEQRNEGEAFGDFVIRAGIIEEVKVSKRDFYA from the coding sequence ATGAGCAAGCAATCAGCCACTATTCAAGAAGTGTTGGGTGAAGAGTTGGGGCCGTTGTCTGATAACGAGCGTCTAAAAGGGCAGAGTAACCTACTGCGTGGAACCATTGAGAACGATCTTCAAGATCGTATTACAGGTGGATTTACCGCCGACAACTTCCAGCTCATTCGCTTCCACGGTATGTATCAGCAAGATGACCGTGATATCCGTAACGAGCGAGCTAAGCAAAAACTAGAACCTCTACACAACGTGATGCTTCGCGCGCGTATGCCGGGCGGTATTATCACGCCTAAGCAATGGTTAGCTATCGACAAGTTTGCGACTGATCATTCGTTGTATGGAAGTATTCGTTTAACGACGCGTCAAACGTTCCAGTTTCATGGTGTGCTGAAGCCAAACATCAAACTAATGCACCAAACGCTGAACTCTATCGGTATTGATTCTATTGCGACAGCCGGTGACGTGAACCGTAACGTGTTATGTACGACTAACCCTGTGGAATCAGAGCTACATCAAGAAGCCTACGAGTGGGCGAAAAAGATCAGTGAGCATTTGCTTCCGAAAACCAAAGCGTATGCAGAGATTTGGCTTGATGGTGAGAAAGTAGAAAGCACAGAAGAAGACGAACCTATTCTGGGTAAAAACTACTTACCACGTAAGTTCAAAACGACAGTGGTGATCCCACCGCAAAATGATGTGGACGTGCACGCCAATGACCTGAACTTTGTCGCGATTGCTGATAACGGCAAGCTGGTGGGCTTCAACGTCCTTGTTGGTGGTGGTCTTGCCATGACTCACGGTGATACGTCGACGTACCCGAGACGTGCCGATGACTTTGGTTTTGTTCCTCTGGAGAAAACGCTAGATGTAGCAGCAGCGGTTGTGACGACTCAGCGTGACTGGGGTAACCGTTCAAATCGTAAGAATGCTAAGACTAAGTACACACTTGACCGTGTTGGCATTGATGTATTTAAAGCAGAAGTTGAAAAACGCGCTGGCATTAGCTTCGAGCAAAGCCGTCCTTACGAGTTTACTGAGCGTGGCGACAGAATTGGTTGGGTTGAGGGTATCGATGGTAAATACCACTTAGCACTATTCATTGAGAATGGTCGACTGCTCGACTTCCCTGGTAAGCCTCTTAAAACCGGTGTTGCTGAGATCGCTAAGATCCACAAAGGCGACTTTAGGATGACGGCAAACCAAAACCTGATTGTCGCCAAGGTATCTAAGTCAAACAAAGCAAAGATTGAGAAGATCGCTCGTGAACATGGTCTGATGGACGATGCGGTATCTGAGCAGCGCAAAAACTCGATGGCGTGTGTGGCTTTCCCAACTTGTCCTCTTGCAATGGCAGAAGCGGAACGCTTCCTACCAAGCTTTGTTACTGATGTAGAGAGCATTCTGGATAAACACCAGATCCCAAGTGATGAGAGCATCATCTTGAGGATCACCGGATGTCCAAATGGTTGTGGTCGAGCGATGTTGGCTGAAATTGGTTTGGTTGGTAAAGCGCCGGGCCGATACAACCTGCACTTAGGCGGCAACAAAGCAGGTACCCGTGTACCTAAGATGTACAAAGAGAACATTACGGATGCGCAAATCCTAGAAGAGATTGATGCTTTAGTAGGTCAGTGGGCGGAGCAGCGTAATGAAGGTGAAGCATTTGGTGACTTCGTTATCCGCGCAGGGATTATAGAAGAGGTCAAAGTATCGAAAAGGGACTTCTATGCCTAG
- a CDS encoding assimilatory sulfite reductase (NADPH) flavoprotein subunit, whose amino-acid sequence MIRDVVTMSSNVKQSPNGNNNSQELPSLAAPLNDQQLSQLQQASTNLSSNQLAWVSGYFWGLSQAGAPSALTPVASAVNTAAAVVPAGKLTIIFASQTGNAKGVAEELKEEASALGIDVELFDASDYKGKNLAKETHVIVVASTNGEGEAPDNAIELHEFLQSKKAPKLPNLKYGVIGLGDSSYEFFCQTGKDFDEYLGKLGATSFIDRIDCDVDYDAPAGEWRVKALEVIKEDLASQPADVVTLPVATAAATVNYTKKNPYTATLLTSQKITGRDSGKDVRHIEIDLEGSGITYKPGDALGVWFENSSELVDALLAQVGLSGIESVDVDGESLSLRSALIKHYEITAANPQQVVQYAEISGSKKLEKLAADKDKLREYASNTQVIDVFKEKKAKLEAEQLLGLLRRLTPRLYSIASSQEEVDEEVHLTVGLVEYQAGEESRFGGASYFLSRGLEEGGEVKVFVEHNNNFKLPENGDTPVIMVGPGTGIAPFRSFIQERDNQGDSGKNWLFFGDRTFTQDFLYQVEWQKYLKSGVLNRLDVAFSRDQHEKVYVQHRLLEQGEQVWQWLQEGAHIYVCGDANHMAKDVHNALIEIVKVHGGKEADQAEEFVNELRKAKRYQKDVY is encoded by the coding sequence ATGATTAGGGATGTCGTGACAATGTCTTCAAACGTAAAACAGTCGCCGAACGGTAATAACAATTCTCAAGAGTTACCAAGCCTAGCTGCTCCACTTAACGATCAGCAGCTATCACAACTACAACAAGCATCAACGAACCTATCTTCAAACCAGCTTGCATGGGTAAGCGGGTATTTTTGGGGATTGAGTCAGGCGGGTGCACCATCAGCGCTTACTCCAGTTGCCAGCGCAGTGAATACAGCTGCGGCAGTTGTACCAGCAGGCAAGCTGACCATTATCTTTGCTTCTCAAACAGGTAACGCCAAAGGGGTTGCTGAGGAGCTAAAAGAAGAAGCTTCTGCGCTTGGTATCGATGTTGAGCTATTTGATGCAAGTGACTACAAAGGTAAAAACCTAGCGAAAGAGACACACGTCATCGTTGTTGCCTCTACAAACGGTGAGGGCGAAGCGCCTGATAACGCGATCGAGCTACATGAGTTCCTTCAATCTAAGAAAGCGCCAAAACTTCCGAACCTCAAGTATGGTGTTATTGGTTTAGGCGATTCTAGCTATGAGTTCTTCTGTCAAACCGGTAAAGATTTTGATGAGTACCTAGGTAAGTTAGGTGCTACCTCATTTATTGATCGCATCGACTGTGACGTTGATTACGACGCGCCAGCGGGAGAGTGGCGAGTGAAAGCGCTAGAGGTCATCAAAGAAGATCTTGCCTCTCAACCAGCAGATGTTGTGACATTGCCTGTTGCTACAGCTGCTGCCACGGTTAACTACACTAAGAAAAATCCATATACCGCAACACTACTGACTAGCCAAAAGATCACGGGTCGTGATTCTGGCAAAGATGTTCGCCATATTGAGATTGATCTTGAAGGCTCTGGCATCACTTACAAGCCTGGCGATGCGTTAGGTGTGTGGTTCGAGAACAGCAGTGAGCTGGTGGATGCACTTCTTGCTCAAGTCGGTCTATCAGGTATTGAAAGTGTAGATGTGGATGGGGAGAGCCTATCTTTACGTTCTGCGCTGATTAAGCACTATGAGATCACCGCGGCAAATCCTCAGCAAGTAGTACAATACGCGGAAATTTCAGGCAGTAAAAAGCTTGAGAAGCTAGCCGCGGATAAAGACAAACTACGCGAGTATGCTTCGAATACTCAAGTGATTGATGTCTTTAAAGAGAAGAAAGCAAAACTAGAGGCCGAGCAATTACTGGGTCTACTACGCCGTTTAACCCCACGTCTCTATTCTATCGCATCGAGCCAAGAAGAAGTGGATGAAGAAGTTCATCTAACGGTTGGACTTGTTGAGTATCAAGCCGGTGAAGAAAGCCGATTTGGTGGTGCATCTTACTTCCTATCTCGTGGATTAGAAGAAGGTGGTGAAGTTAAAGTATTCGTTGAGCACAACAATAACTTCAAGCTACCAGAAAATGGTGATACGCCTGTGATTATGGTGGGCCCAGGTACGGGTATTGCGCCATTCAGAAGCTTCATTCAAGAGCGTGATAACCAAGGCGACAGCGGCAAAAACTGGTTGTTCTTTGGCGACCGCACGTTCACTCAAGATTTCCTATATCAAGTGGAATGGCAAAAGTATCTGAAGTCAGGTGTGCTAAACCGATTGGATGTGGCCTTTAGCCGTGACCAGCATGAGAAGGTGTATGTTCAGCATCGATTGCTAGAACAAGGTGAGCAGGTATGGCAATGGTTACAGGAAGGTGCCCACATTTATGTATGTGGCGATGCCAACCATATGGCCAAAGATGTTCACAATGCCCTGATTGAGATCGTTAAGGTGCATGGTGGAAAAGAAGCTGACCAGGCAGAAGAATTTGTCAACGAACTAAGAAAAGCAAAACGTTATCAGAAGGATGTGTACTAA
- a CDS encoding envelope stress response protein PspG, whose protein sequence is MFELIFVLVFLATLVMTGVTFVTVTMAIVVSFAVMFLLGMVGVVLNLLPYIIAFLIAIWIYKKVMAPTN, encoded by the coding sequence ATGTTTGAACTAATTTTCGTTTTGGTATTTCTTGCAACTCTTGTCATGACAGGCGTTACGTTTGTCACTGTGACAATGGCGATTGTGGTGTCGTTCGCGGTGATGTTTCTGTTGGGTATGGTTGGGGTTGTTTTAAATCTCTTGCCTTACATTATTGCCTTCCTTATAGCGATTTGGATCTATAAAAAGGTAATGGCGCCCACAAATTAA
- the dusA gene encoding tRNA dihydrouridine(20/20a) synthase DusA, whose product MKPEETSKYTANRLSVAPMLDWTDRHCRYFHRLLSSQTLLYTEMVTTGAIIHGKGDFLAYNEEEHPVALQLGGSNPADLATCAKLAAERGYDEVNLNVGCPSDRVQNGRFGACLMAEPDLVAECVAAMREVADIPVTVKTRIGIDDQDSYEFLTKFVSTVSEKGGVDQFTIHARKAWLSGLSPKENREIPPLDYPRAYQIKKDFPHLNVAVNGGVKTLEESLEHLQHLDGVMIGREAYQNPYILAQVDQLIFGLDTPVKKRKQIVEEMYPYIERQLSNGSYLGHISRHMIGLFQAMPGARQWRRYISENAHKKGAGIEVLETALAKIPSELDV is encoded by the coding sequence ATGAAACCTGAAGAAACTAGTAAATACACTGCGAACCGCTTATCCGTTGCGCCCATGCTCGATTGGACAGACAGACATTGCCGTTACTTCCATCGTCTCCTGTCATCTCAAACTTTGTTGTACACCGAGATGGTAACAACAGGTGCGATCATTCACGGTAAAGGTGACTTTCTCGCGTATAACGAAGAAGAGCACCCAGTGGCGCTTCAGCTAGGTGGTTCAAACCCAGCTGACTTGGCGACCTGTGCAAAGCTCGCAGCGGAGCGTGGCTATGATGAAGTAAACCTAAACGTAGGTTGTCCATCAGATCGCGTACAGAATGGTCGTTTTGGTGCATGCCTGATGGCTGAACCAGATTTAGTGGCTGAGTGCGTGGCAGCGATGCGTGAAGTAGCTGATATTCCAGTGACGGTAAAAACTCGTATTGGTATCGACGATCAAGACTCGTATGAGTTTTTGACTAAGTTCGTGTCTACAGTTTCTGAGAAGGGCGGTGTGGATCAGTTTACCATTCACGCACGTAAAGCTTGGCTAAGTGGCTTGAGCCCGAAAGAGAACCGAGAGATACCACCGTTGGATTACCCTCGCGCTTACCAAATTAAGAAAGACTTCCCACATCTGAATGTGGCAGTAAATGGCGGCGTTAAAACACTAGAAGAATCTCTAGAGCACTTGCAGCACCTTGATGGCGTGATGATCGGTCGTGAGGCGTATCAGAACCCTTACATCCTCGCCCAGGTTGATCAGCTTATCTTTGGTTTAGACACGCCAGTGAAAAAGCGCAAGCAAATCGTGGAAGAGATGTACCCGTACATTGAGCGTCAGCTTTCTAACGGCTCGTACCTTGGTCATATCTCTCGTCATATGATTGGCTTGTTCCAAGCAATGCCAGGCGCAAGGCAATGGCGTCGTTACATCAGTGAAAATGCACATAAGAAAGGTGCTGGCATTGAAGTGCTTGAAACAGCACTAGCAAAAATCCCATCTGAACTGGATGTGTAA
- a CDS encoding site-specific integrase has protein sequence MASFSIKKRTLKSGESRFTVDVVVKNRSVIIHRESKTFRKKEHARTYGTKRVRELEDPYSAMQKSVPLSVLLDKFMEEPDLWDKTGRTKQYVIRMLRDCDIAKVESDKLRTSDLIEHCKNRKAAGAGGATIYHDIAYLRSVMKKANPVFNISANFNVFEEAVPVLVDMGLVCKSQKRTRRPTGEELEALKQGLIERQNARANGQARIPFVDILEFSILTCMRIGEVCSLRWEDINEEHRTVVVRDRKDPRKKQGNHMMVPLLGESFDIAMTQPKRSELIFPFNSRSVTAGFQRVRNKLGIENLRYHDLRREGASRLFEKGYSIEEVALVTGHRNLNILWQVYTQLYPHKLHAKTF, from the coding sequence ATGGCATCATTCAGCATTAAAAAACGCACACTGAAAAGCGGAGAGAGCCGCTTTACTGTAGACGTCGTCGTCAAAAATAGGTCGGTGATTATACACAGAGAATCGAAAACATTCAGAAAAAAAGAACATGCCCGTACATACGGTACGAAACGGGTTAGAGAGTTAGAAGATCCGTACTCTGCAATGCAAAAATCCGTACCGCTATCCGTACTGCTAGATAAGTTTATGGAAGAACCTGATTTATGGGATAAAACAGGCAGAACCAAGCAGTACGTAATTCGAATGCTCAGAGACTGCGACATAGCCAAAGTGGAGAGCGACAAGCTCCGAACTAGCGATTTAATCGAGCACTGCAAAAACCGAAAAGCTGCTGGAGCTGGCGGTGCTACTATCTACCATGACATTGCTTACTTACGCTCTGTTATGAAGAAAGCCAATCCAGTATTCAATATCTCAGCTAACTTTAATGTATTTGAGGAAGCAGTGCCCGTTCTTGTAGATATGGGCTTGGTTTGTAAAAGCCAAAAAAGAACTCGCCGCCCCACTGGTGAAGAGCTTGAAGCACTAAAACAAGGGCTGATTGAACGCCAGAACGCCAGAGCCAATGGACAAGCTCGCATCCCGTTTGTTGATATTCTTGAGTTTAGTATTTTGACTTGCATGAGGATTGGTGAAGTTTGTTCTCTGCGCTGGGAGGATATAAACGAAGAACATAGAACAGTAGTTGTACGTGACCGTAAAGATCCTCGCAAGAAACAAGGCAACCATATGATGGTACCTTTATTGGGTGAGTCTTTTGATATAGCAATGACGCAACCTAAAAGAAGCGAACTTATTTTCCCATTTAACTCTCGAAGTGTTACTGCCGGATTCCAGAGAGTTAGGAACAAACTCGGCATAGAGAATTTACGTTACCACGACTTGCGACGCGAGGGGGCAAGTCGACTATTTGAGAAAGGGTATTCTATCGAAGAGGTCGCCCTAGTAACTGGGCATCGTAACTTAAACATACTTTGGCAAGTATACACGCAGTTATATCCGCACAAATTGCATGCTAAAACGTTTTAA